From Candidatus Nanohalococcus occultus:
TCGCAAAGGAGGGTTCCGACTGCGTTACGGACACTCCCGTACAAACGGTTTGGCTGCCACATCTTTCCATCCGGCCACAATGGAGATAACTGAGCGTTTCCTGGCTATAGGAACTCAGATGAAAACAGAGTACCCGGGAAAGGCAACTATAGGTACTCCTTGTGATACGATTCATCCTCCTATAGTCAGATTGGACTCCGGAGAAGTCAGAAAAGTCGAGACTAGAGAGGACGCCAAGGAACTTGAAGATGATATTGATCAGATTCTATTCCTCGGAGATATCCTGGTTCCTTACGGAGAGTTCGTGGAAAACGGGAAAAACCTTCTGCCGTCGCCGTATGTAGCCGAATGGTGGGAAAAAGAGCTGGAAAGAACCTTGGAGGAAAAGGAGATGAAGCTTGGAAGAGACTTTTCGAACCGCACTCCGACACCGGAAGAGGCTTTCCGTATATCGGAAGCAGCGGGCGTACCGCTTTACCCTAAATGGACACATCACTGGCGTGAGACAACCCCGGAAAAGTTCAAAGCGCTTTACAAAGCCGTTAGAGCAAGAAAAATAGATGATAACACAAAAGCCAAAGAGTGTCTCGAGGATATACTGGCTCAGCACAGAGTAGAGGACGGAGAGGTCAAAGTCGAGGAAAACGAGCTTAAAGCAATAAACAAGCTTCTCGAACCGGATGAGGACAACTCCGAGAAGGTAGAATCTCTCGAATCGTCAAGTGAAATCCCTGAGGTAATTGAGGAAATCTCAGGTATCGAGGTCAGGCCTCAGGCACCACATTACATCGGCGGACGTATGGGCCGACCGGAAAAAGCAGAGAGACGTACTATCAAAGGTAAACCGCAGCTGCTCTTCCCTTGCGGGAAAAAGGAAGGCGGACGCATGCGTAACCTGACGGCTTCGTACAGCAACAAGGTTCACAGCAAGAAAGGGATTGTAAGACAGTCGATTATCCACAACCGCTGTCCTGAATGCGGAGAGTACTCGTTTTTCTCCTACTGTAGGGACTGTGGGGTTGGAACGGAAAAGATCTGGTTCTGTACCGACTGTAAACACGAACACGACGAGGAGCCGGAAAGATGTGAAAAATGCGGGGAGGAACGTTTCTCTCGCTACAAGAGAGCGAATATCAACGTCCGTGAGATGATGGACGATGCGATGGAGGATCTGGGAATGAGAAATCCTCCAAAGCTTCTGAAATCGGTCAGAGGGATGAGCGCCAAGCACAAGCACGTAGAGCCTATAGAAAAAGGATTGCTGAGAGAAAAACACGACCTGTATGTTAACAAGGACGGTACGGTTCGTTACGACGCATCGGATCTACCTATGTCGCATTTCAAGCCGAGAGAGATCAACGTAAGCGTTGAGAAGCTCAAGGAAATGGGTTATACTCACGATGTTGATGGAAACGAGCTTGAAGACGATGATCAAGTCTTAGCGATGAAGCCTCAGGACATAGTGATTCCTGATGGGGAAAACACGTTGGCCGCATCCGATTACTTCGTCCGCGTCGCTAACTTCATCGATGACCTGCTTGAAGAGTTTTACGGGCTTGATCCTTACTACAACGTAGAGGAAAAAGAAGATCTGGTAGGTTCTCTAATTATCGGGCTGGCGCCTCACACATCCGGAGGAACGGTTGGCCGGATCATCGGTTTCACAAAAGCTAAAGGAATCTATGCTCATCCTTACTGGCATGCGGCGAAAAGACGTAACGCTGACGGGGATGAGGATGCGATCTTGCTTTTGATGGATGGCCTGCTGAACTTTTCACGTCAGTTCCTACCTGATATGACGGGTGCGCGTACCATGGATGCTCCGCTGATTTTGTCTACGGTTTTGAACCCTGATGAGATCGACGATGAGGCCTGGGCTATTGAAACAGTCGATGAGTACCCACTAGAGTTCTACGAGGAAACCAAAGATTACAAGCCGCCATGGGAGCTAGATACCGACATCGAGATCGGAGAAGACATTGTATACGGTAAAGAGCCTTTCAACCATGGCTATACTCACGAGACGACCGATGTTGAAGACGGTCCGAACCAGAGTGAGTACGTAACGCTTGGAGAGATGAGTGAAAAGACGGGCAGCCAGCTAAACCTCGGTAGAAAGCTCAAGGCTGTTGATGAGAACGCAACAGCAGAGCTTCTTTTGAAAAAACACTTCATACCGGATATCAAAGGAAATCTCAGGTCGTTTTCGTCTCAGAAGATGCGGTGTGTTGACTGTAACGAGAAGTTCCGGAGGGTTCCTTTGAGAAGCCAGACGATCGCTCCGACTGGTAAAACTACCGCAGAGTGTCCGGAGTGTGGCGGGAAGGTTTTGCTGACGATTTCGGAGGGTACGATCAAAAAGTACATGCAGCCGAGTGAGGAGATCATCGATGAGTACGAGATCTCGCCGTACGTCCGACAGCAGATCTTGATCCTGAAAAAGACGTTACAGTCGCTTTTCGGCAAAGAGCAGCGTCAAAGCGGTTTGAAACAGTTCACCTAGACAATCGTTAACTTAATTAGCTTTCCAAGGCCGTAAAGACCTATGGAATCCGAAGCCACTATCAAAGAAGTCATGACCGATGGAGTTATCGCGGTCGAAAAGGACAAATCCGTAGTAGATGCGGCCAAGATACTCAGAGAGGAAGGGATCAGAGGTCTTGTAGTAGTAGATCAGGGAGAAGCTGTAGGCGTAATTGTATGTAGAGACTTGGTCTATGAAGTTGTCTCTAAGGGCAAGAATCCGAAGCAGACTTCTGTAGAGGAAGTAATGAGTAAGGATCTGATAGTGGCGGAAGAACAGGAGCTTCTAAACGATGTAGCTATGGCGATGATTAAAAACGATATTTCAAGAGTGCCGGTTGTACGTCAGGACATGCTTGTCGGGATTGTAACTCAGAGCGATATTCTGCGCGCATGGCCAGGATTCGCAGAGATCATGGAGGAAAAAGGCGAGCTTGAACAGGCAGCTACGCCTAGAGAGACAATGACTTCAGGGGTATGTGAGGACTGTGAGAACTACTCTGAGGATGTCAGAGAGGTAAACGGGATGCAGCTCTGTCCGGAGTGCCGGGACTCTCCTGACCAGTAGGGCCAAACTGTTTATACCGGCCGCCGACAATTAGTTTTTATGAAGATAGTCGAGGAAGTAGGTCGGCGCCGCCAAACACTGGTCCTGGATGATCCAGGCCGAGCATATGCGGAGATCAGAGATCTTTTAGAGCGGCGGATGAGCTTCGATGAGGTCAGAGAAGAACAGTACTTCAACGACGTCGATGAAGGAACTATTCGCTCGAAGATAACGACTGTCGAAGGATATGATAAAAGAACAGTAGAGCAGCTCGACATCACGCTTTACATCTCCAAGCAACAACGCGAGCTGGAGATACAGATCAGGGCCAAGATGGTGACAGAATACAATACTAACGGCCCCTGGGGAACTCTCTGGTGGTACGCATACCTAGCGCTTTACGATAAGTTCCTTTACGGTAAGAATCGTCATCACTGGGAAGGTGCGATGGAGGAAAAAGCCGATGAACTACTTCACAGAGTAAGAGAGAACGTGGAGGCGACATAGCGTGGTTGTGTTCGAACACACTGGTCATGTCATTGAAGACAACTTTTTCGTCCATCAGGATGCGGCACGTATCTACAGAGGGCTTAAAGACATGCTGGTCAACGAGTTCGACATTGACCGGATTGAAGAAGGCCACATGGAGTTTAACGTCAGCAAGCCAAAGGATAGAATCCGTATGTATGCCTTCAAGGAAAAATCCATACATACTGTGATTGTTTACAACCTAAGCTTTAAGGCGGCCAGTCCTAAAAGCATTTACAAGCAGGAACGTGAGGAAGGTATACTTAGAGCGCATGTCAAGATAAAGCCGACTATCAAAAGTGTTTACCCTGGTTCGGAGCCTATGAAATGGCTGCCGAAAGCTATTGAAACCGATCCTAATACGCGTATAAGCCAGCCAGGTCTTGCCGCAGAGGAAAGAACTGCGTGGCATAAGTCAAAACTGTATAAGATCTGTGCGGGTCTCTGGCACAAGAAGCTTCACGCAAAGGAGATAGAAGAGTATGAGGAGGAAGCTGAAGAGTCTGCGGTTCGAATGCAGAACCTGCTTCGTGAGAAGTTCGGAGTTGAGGAAACTATTGCTAGAACAGGTGCGAGCCAGTACGAGGCGCCTTGGAAATGAGCGATGACGGTAAGGGGTTTTTCGAAAATTTAATGGATAGTCTGCCAGACAGTGTAAAGTACTGGGTTAGTCTGCCGGATCCCGGAGGAGAGGACAATATCTGGGAGCATTTCCACGTTTTCAACAATGAATGGATCGACGTACAGAACCGTATGGAGTGGTATGAGTCTCCTAACGTCCCTACGATCTACACTGATCACAAGTATATTTTCAAGCAGAATATGGGGATGGGTCGGCCTGAAGAGACGTATTACGAGGAAAACGTCGACAACGGAGGCTTCGCATCTAACATGGAGGTCACGGAAGATCTTCCAAGTGGTATAGGCGGAGGAGAGATGAAGATTTCCGTGGAGATGGGTACAAAGTATCCGCCTTCCGGAGAGAACAATTTCTGTATGGTTTCGTATGTTGTAGACACTCAGATAAAGTATGATGTAACTCAGGGGGTCAAGTTTCTGCCGAGATTTCTTGCGAATCCGTTAAACCGGTTTTTCAAGTGGGCGTTTATGCTTTACATTGCCGAGGATATGGTTGATCGGGACGGCGAGTACGCCGTAGAGCGCACCAGAGAGTACTTCCAGTACCTCCGTAAGTACCATGGCGAGGAACCATCTCAGACCAAGTCCCGTCAGACCGAGTTCACGCCTCTTCCGGAAGAAGGGGTTTTCTTCCAGTGACATATAAGAATGGCTGGTAACTACTGGATGTGCTGTCCGCGGTCAGCAGGCATGACGTTTAAGGGACTCGGATGAGTGCCTGTGTTACGGACAGCCGTTCTACCAGCACATCATGACAGAGTTCTACGTCAAAGTAAATCCTGGCTCCGAAGAGTTCAAGATAGAAAACGGTCTTATGCCGGAAATATATCTCATCTCAGAGCCTGAAAACGGCCGAGCCAACAGCGAACTCACTGAAAAACTAAGTCAGGTCCTGGATTCGCGTGTAGGTATTGTCTCCGGGGCGAAATCCCGGAGAAAGAAACTTGTGACTGATTTAACGGAAAAAGAGCTTGAAAAACGGCTTAGTTCGATTCAATAGCGTCGATCAAAACCGTTGCCGCAATAATCATCCGTGGATCAAGTACGTCGTCGATATCTTCGGAGAGGGTTATCTCGTAAGTATCTCTCAGAGATAGCTTGCCGTTGATCGAACCTAGCTGTCCGTTCTCCGTTCCTATGCGGTAGCTGAAAGGAACGAGCGTGGTTACAAATCTGCGGACGAGCGCAAGCGCAATATTGTCTTCTATAATATCTGCTATGACCTTTCCTTCGGTATCTAAGACCTTCCATTTGTGCTGGAAAAACGATAGCTCTTCTTTAATACCTCCTATCGGCTCGCCGGTTCTTTCGTCTTCTACTGTGTAGGATGCGGCTATATCAAGCATTTTGTCTGTTGTAACCTTTAGAACTGGCTCTCCATCCATATCCTTGAAACGGAAGTCCTCTTTCAGCCTCAGCTTTTTCTGCGCGGAGTCAAGGATCTGCTCTCCGTTCTCATAGACCAGGTACTTGTTTCCTATACTCAAGGCTTTCTGTTTGACTTTGTACTGGTTGGATTCGAACATAGTAACTCGTTGGAGAACCGAAGCTATTAATCGCTCCCCATGGCCATAGAAAACATGGAGTTCCTTAACCCGTTTTTCACCAGCTCCGAGATGATATTCCGGCTGGTAAGATTTGCCACAGCCTTCGCTATAGGGATAATACTGACGCGTCTAACCGCTACCACGCTATCCAAGCGAGTACTGGATCTGAAAAAGTACTCAACACATAGAATCAGCAATATAATACAGCTAATCGGTTTCTCGGTCTCATTGGTTGTAGCACTGGAAGCAGGACAGTTCGGAAATCTTCTGACAGTTGTAGGTACTCTGGCGGCCGCACTTACAGTAGCTATAGGTTTCGGGATGCGAGAAGAGGTCGCAAACTATGTGGCAGGAATCTTCATCCACATGCAAAACCCTTATGTCAAAGGCGATTACATTAAGATCGGAGAAGAACAGGGTAGAGTCAAGGAGATCGGGATGCGAGCTACGGTGCTTAACGAATCGACGAGAAGTGATGTGATCGTTCCTAACTCGAAGATTGATTCGAATCCGGTTAGAAATTACACTAGAGGCACGAAAAACTATGCGTCAATAATCGTGTCTGTTGACAATGAAGATGTACAGCAGGCAGAAGAGATCTTACTTGAATCAGCTTCCAGCATGGAGAAAATACTGGAGAGACCGGAACCAGAGGTCAAGTACCTGGAGATAGAGGAAAAGGTAAAGATAAAGCTTAACTACACAGTTAAAGGCTCTCCGGTCGATACTCGCTCACGGATAATATCCGAGTTCAACAGGAAAGCTGTGGAAGCTGAGATCTACGGAAAAGACGAGGAAGAAAAATAAAGGCTTCCGTCCAACCGTTTTCTTACAGGACACCGCCTCGGTGGCTCAGTCTGGCTAGAGCGGTCCCCTCGTAGCGCCTGCCGATGCGCAGTGCGGCGCGCATTAAGCCATTCGCAGAATGGCGTCCGGCAAACAGTTGGTCGCGAGACAGGGACAGATCTCGGGTTCAAATCCCGATCGGGGCTCTATAATCTAAGTTAACAGTTTAGGGATTTAGATAGCGGCAGAAATTTCTTTTATATGAATAGCTAGTGAAAATTTGTTTTATGGTATCGGTAAGAGCGAAAACTGTAGAAAATATTTTCAGGCCGCCTAGAAGAAGTAAAGTCGGTCTTGTTTATTTTGGGGGTGCCGCCGTATTTCTGAGCATGTACCTCTTTATGGACGATAGTTTATTCGTCCTATCTATGTTTTCTGGTTTTCTTTTGACTGGTGCTGCGGAATTTCTTCCCGAAGAACGAAATGTTTTAGCTGGTGTTCTAAGAATAATGGCGATAACCGTCTATATTGTAGTTCTGGCTCTGACTTTCTTACGGCCTGAAGCGATAATCTGACTTCTAAACTTATTTCCCTCTTGTCTGTATCCTCTGCCTCTTCTGAATGCTTCTACTATCCAGACTTTGTCGTCTTCTACGAAGTATTCGAATCGATGGTCGCCGACTCTTAATCTGTACATCTCTTTGTCTTTTCCTTTCAGTTTCTTAATATCGCATTTCGGTCTGCTTCGATAAGGCTCATCAGCAAGTCTTTTGAGCGAATCTTCACATCTTCCAGTGCCAGAGTCTTCGAGATCATCAAGGTAGGTTCTAACATCTGGATGTAGTCTTACTTCCATTCAAAAATTGCCTCTGAATTTTCTGTATCTCCAGAAAATTCTTTGATTTTCGAACACGGTATTCACTCAAGTGCTTCAAATTCTTCCTTGTCTTCTTCCAGTTTCTGGTAACGGCTCTCGATATACTGGTCTATAAGTTGCTTCACAATGTCATCGTAGCTTTCGCCTTTTTCACCCAGTTTTTTCAACTGGTCGCGGGTGTCCTCATCTACAGATATAGTAGTTGCCATAACAACTATAAGTTCTATAAAAATTATAAGTCTTATGGGCGGGTTCTGAAACCAGCACTACATCTTGGATTCTTAGGTCAGTGACCGATCGGGGCTTGTGTTTTTAATATCTAGAGGTGTTTAACTCCGATATGGACCTAAAGGAAATCGCCCGAAACCTTTTCAGACGTTCTCGGAGGGATCTAGCCCTTTTCTATTTGTTAATTTCTGTTTGGTTTGCGGGTCTTTATTTTGTCATCTATAATCTGTTCCCTATTTTCATGTCTTCAGGCTTTCTCGCAATGGGGATAGCGGAACTGTTCTCCGAGGAAAGAGGCAGTATGAAGGCAGCGTTGAGAGTTGTCGCAATACTGGTTTTCTTGGCTCTATTGGTCCTGACCTTTATTCGTCCAGAGTTTATAATGTGAATTTACAGGGGAGATCGAGCTATACTTCTAGCATGTATTTCCAAAAAATCCTGTGTTCAAACTCCACTCCATGTTTACAGTGTAGATGAGACTTCTTCATAGATCTCATACAGCTCTTGGTTGCTGAGGTCCTCGTTTGTTGATATCCGTCCGTCCTCGCTCAAAACTATTTGCGTGGTTAACGACCGGTAACGGTAGTCTATATACAGCGTAGTGGTTGCGGTGAACTTTTCTTTCGATATCTCTTGGTCTATATCCTCTCCGAACTTGGCCACTTTTCTGACTGCGCCTTCCGAGTCCTCCCACATTCCTCTGGCAGAAATCAGATTCTCTAGCTCCGTTATCTTCTCGAACTCGAAGTGTACTTCGCTGGTTGAAGTCCAGTTTTCCTTCTCCAGCCGTTTTACGAAGGTCTTTGCCAGCTGTTTCGGAGCGAAAACATACAACTCGGTCTGGTTATTGGAAATCCAGCATCTAAACTCTTTGATCTTCTGGTAGCCGCTATCAATCACTCTAGGTCGGCCGTCGTTGACGTAGATAGAGTCTTTTTTCGTCTCAGTGGTGAGCTTTACGTTGAAAACCTTGTTGTCTCTTTTCTCTCCAAGAAAACTCATGAATGTTCTAGGATTTCCTATACGGGTCTTTTCTAGTTTCTTGAATGCGGAGAGGTCGCTTTGACGGTTTAAACGAACTCTATCTGTATCCCGGAGACTGTTTTCAAGCTCCTCTATCTCCAGAATGGTCAGGCTGCATCCCACCGGTACAGGATAGAATGCCTCGTTTTAATTGACTCATTCGCTTCAGGCAACACTTTGCAGTCCGATGAATTGACTAGAGAAAAAGTGCTTGGATCCCGAAGTTGAACAAGGCTCTTTTTTCCTGATAGCTCATCTGATTTGACCTCTACGATTCCTAAAACTTATCAACTAACAATGGTTTTTTCTATTTATGGCGTCTATTGAGGTCCGCAAGCCGGAAAACATGTCGGATGAGGAAGCTCGCAGAGTCGCTGAACGAGCTCTAAAAAATAAAAATATGGTTTCAAGAGCTGTTGAAACTGCTAAAAACTCCGAGCCTCCAAATCCAGGTAACAAGGAAGGCTCTGAACTTTGCCGGGATCTTCTGAACGATTCCAGTTCTATTTCGGAGCTATCGAATGCTCTGGAATCAACTCTGAAAGCCTTAAACCAGCATGCGAATGTGCGCGGCGCTATACATACCTCTAAGAGCGAGCTTGAAGAAAAGATATCTGAGTTAATATCTGTGTGCGAACAGCTTGAGAAGCCGGTAGCGCAGGTAATAGTCTCACAACTTGAAAGACAGGAAGAGCAGATTGAGTCTGAAACGAGTTACGCTGAACACTTCATGGCTGAGAAGAGGGTTGTTCTTCTCGAAAACGTGGTCTATGGTTTGAAAGACCAAAATGTCTCGGAAGCTGAGGAGGTTGTTGCGGAACATAAGGCATGTGTGAGAGAGTTAAATGACTTCAGAGATAAGTTCGTAAACAGCTCCCGTAGAGATAACTATAATATGCAAATACCTATTCATTTTGTATCTGTCACAAGTTCTCTTCTAGACGAGTCCAAGGAATTGGCGAAACAGGGTGATGAAGAACGCGCTAGAGGGGTTATAGGTTCTTCGGAACAGTTTATAGAGGCGATAGAAGGCTTGTTTACGGACAGGAGACTTCAAGAGCAGCTGAGCGACCTCAATAAACTTCGGTCTTCTAACTACAAGTTAGTAAAGAAGTAAAAGCACGAATTCTGTGGTCGAGCGCGGTAGATACAAACCTTTTTCCAACCCATTTACTGATGTGAACAGTTTCCGTAATTCGGTTATTGAAGATGCCCGGGTCTTGACTGCGGATTATTTGCCGAATGAGATGGTTGCCCGGGACTCTGAGCGTCAGGAGATCGCCCGGAACTTACGTCCGATGACAGAAGATCAGCCGCCTATTGACATGCTGATCTACGGTCCGCCGGGAACAGGAAAGACCTCTATGGCGCGTTACGTGGTCGAAGAGCTGAAATCGAAGATGTTTGCGAACTCGGCTTATGTCAACTGTTTTTCCCATAAATCCAAGTTCGAGATTTTCTACGAGATGCTGGATAAGAAGCTGACAGTTCCCAGAGACGGGACCTCAACGGAGAAGGTGATACAGCTGTTCCGGGAAAAGGTCAGAGACTCTCCGACCGTTATAATCGTCGATGAGGCCGATCAGGTTGTAGATGATGAGGTCATGTTCGAGCTAAGTAAGCTCAACAACACAGGTTTGATCATGATTGCTAATGACTCGAATGTATTCGGCCATTTCGATAGCAGGGTTAGAAGCCGGCTTTCCGGTGTCCGGAAGATCCATTTCAGAAGCTACAGCGTCGATCAGATAGTGGAGATCCTGAAAAGACGCAGAGAACACGGTCTAAGGACAGACTCGGTCTCAGATAAACAGCTGAAGGCTATAGCAAAAGCCGCTGATGGAGATGCCAGGGTAGGTCTTAACTCTCTTCGTACTGCGGCCCAGGAATCTGAAAAGCAAGGAAACGAAAATATAACTGATAAAATAATCGAACAGTCTGTTGAAGTTTCGAAAAGCCGTACAAGGATTAGCTCGCTAGAAAGGCTGAACAAGCATCAGAAAACAGTGTATGAAATACTTGAAGAAAACGGCAGAATGAAAATGGGTAACATATATCAGAGCTACTGCGAGCAGATAGATGATAACAAGTCGAAGAGAACTATAAGGCGTTATATGAACAAGATGGAGGCTTACGAGGTTATAGATTCTGAAGGAGCTAAAAAGGCTAAACGTTATGCGTTAGCTGATTAGGATTTTTTCGGACATATCGGACAGCCGAGAGATTGTTTAAAAACCAAGCGGAGGGAATAATCGAATACGAGTCCGAGATGGCTCGGATCACATGACTCGCCGCATGCTACACAATCGGAGGGGAAGGGAAAGATGAATATATTCACGGAAACGGAGAGAAAAGAGATTGAAGATATTCTGCCTGGCATAAGGCTTAAGGCGGATGAGAAACTGCTTTGATCTCTGAGAAGGGTCTTTCAGGCCCTACCGCTTCTATATTTTCCACAACTGTTAACTTCTGTCTTCAGCAAACTAATCTATGCTGGAGAAAGGAGCGGAAACTATAGTCGAACAGTGTCTGAAAATAAAGGAGGGCGAAGACGTTGTCGTTGTAAATGACGGGAACGACCAGGAGTTAATCGATACATTGGTCCAGAAGATATCGGAAGTAACCGACAGCTACGAACTTATCGAGTACGAGGAACCTTCAGAACACGGAGAGGAGCCGCCGGGGAAGATAGCTGAGAAGCTAAAACAGGCAGATGTTTTTCTCGCACCAACAAAGAAATCGATCTCACATACAGATGCCAGACGGAACGCGAATGAAAACGGCGCCCGAGGGGCCAACTCTTCCAGGCATAACCCAAGAGATCTGGAATACGTCTCTTCAGGCCGACTACGGAAGGGTCGAGAGACTGTCCGAGAAGGTTTACTCGCTGCTTGAAGATACCGACACGGTACATATAGAGACTTCAACAGGTACCGATCTGAAGATAGATGTTGATATAGATTACTTCGAGGTTGATACTGGTATGATTCATGAAAGCGGGGAGTTCGGAAACCTGCCGGCCGGAGAAGCAGATGGAGCATCCTTGAATGCCAGAGGCACGCTGGTGATCGATCATTTTCCTATAGTTGATGGAAGTGAGGGTGCGAAGATAAGGATTGAAGACAACGAGGTCGTTGAAATCGAAGGCGGTGAAGAGTTCAGAGAAGCCTTGTTTTCAACAGATGGCGGAAGGAACGTCGCTGAGTTCGGATTCGGAACCAATGAGGAGGCAACCTTGATAGGGAATATTTTACAGGATGAAAAAGTGCTAGGTACGGTTCATATCGCATTTGGAGATAACTCTTCTTACGTCCCGAAAGGCGATGATAACCGGGTTAACTGCCCGCTTCACTGGGATGTTATCTGTGAGAAGCCGACCGTCAGGTTCGACGATCAGCTGATCCTGGACCAGGGAGAGCCAGTCTTCCTCAAGGATTTATAAGAATGCGGTAGAATATCGATATTAGAATGTCTAGTTTAGAGGCTGTCAACAACGTATCTGAATTTTCGTGGACAGCTTTCACTATGCCTAAGCGCTTTTTTACTGGAGCCAAGCTACTGAATATTATCAGATAAGGCTCCAGAACCAACAAACGTTTCCCAAGGTTTTCTCATGGTTCTGGAACAACTCAAAGACGGCGCCCAACGGCAGTTACAGGTCTTCGACGAAGGAACACGTCAGCTAACACTTTTACTCTGCCTTCCGCTTATCGACGGAGTTTTCGCCACCTTGCTTGTAACAGGAGCGGTACAGAACCTCACAGATTATCTGCTGATTGCCCTGACAGTTTTCTCAGGCGCAGGCTCTCTAGCGGTACTTTACTCGTACGCTGAGTCTATAGAAGAGGCCAAATCAATGGTGTTAAAAGCAGCACCGGTCCTAGTTGTCGGAGCCTCATTAATCGGTCTTGTTGCCCCGGTATACGATCAGCTATTTAGCTCACAGACTTTGAGTTATACTGCGGCTTTGGTTCTGATGGTTATAGCTGGAAAACTCGCTGAAATCGATCCTGCCGAGAAAGTATCTACGACAACGGTCCTGGTAACAGGTCTTGTCTTATCTCTCCAAAGTCCTGGTGCTTTGACACTTTCACTTGGATACTTGGCGCCTGCGGCTCTGACAGCGCTTACAGCCACCTTTTTCCTTTATGTGGCTACTTATCTGACGAACATGGATATGGAGCTTGGATACATAAGGAAGGGAAGCGCTCTAGTTGTCATACTGATCGGACTTTCCGTCGCAGGTCTTAGCATACCTTCAGAGCTAGGCTTGGTTGTTTTCGGCGTATCTCTTATGGCTTCGCTGGCTTAAAAGGTCTGGACGGTGAAGTTTGCGTTTGATTCGAGCTTTTTCTCTATTCTAAGCATTATTCGCTGCCGTGTCGGGCTGAGAACCATGAGAAAGCCCACTAGGTCTGTGATAAAACCGGGTGTTAAAAGCGCCAGTCCTCCGAAAACAAGTAAAGCTGCTTCTATCAGATTCCGAGATGCTTCCTTTGCGGTTACTGCGGTTGTCAGTCTCCTGAAAACAGTTCTGCCTTCTCTACGAACAAGCTCTGCTCCTATTAGTCCTGTAAGTAGTATTAAGGCGAGTGTGTAAAGTATTCCGAGGAACTCAGTTGCCTGTAACAGCAGAAAGAAATCAAGGAATGGAAGAGTCAACGCGATTATCAGCAGATAGGCGAACATATTCTACAATGTTGTATCTAGCTTCAAATGGGCTACTGACGAACTCATTAAAGATTTCAGCTAGCAATCTTTTACATGAACAA
This genomic window contains:
- a CDS encoding DUF7557 family protein — translated: MATTISVDEDTRDQLKKLGEKGESYDDIVKQLIDQYIESRYQKLEEDKEEFEALE
- a CDS encoding CBS domain-containing protein, with protein sequence MESEATIKEVMTDGVIAVEKDKSVVDAAKILREEGIRGLVVVDQGEAVGVIVCRDLVYEVVSKGKNPKQTSVEEVMSKDLIVAEEQELLNDVAMAMIKNDISRVPVVRQDMLVGIVTQSDILRAWPGFAEIMEEKGELEQAATPRETMTSGVCEDCENYSEDVREVNGMQLCPECRDSPDQ
- a CDS encoding type II toxin-antitoxin system RelE family toxin, with translation MEVRLHPDVRTYLDDLEDSGTGRCEDSLKRLADEPYRSRPKCDIKKLKGKDKEMYRLRVGDHRFEYFVEDDKVWIVEAFRRGRGYRQEGNKFRSQIIASGRKKVRARTTI
- a CDS encoding DUF167 domain-containing protein, whose protein sequence is MTEFYVKVNPGSEEFKIENGLMPEIYLISEPENGRANSELTEKLSQVLDSRVGIVSGAKSRRKKLVTDLTEKELEKRLSSIQ
- a CDS encoding LURP-one-related/scramblase family protein, encoding MFESNQYKVKQKALSIGNKYLVYENGEQILDSAQKKLRLKEDFRFKDMDGEPVLKVTTDKMLDIAASYTVEDERTGEPIGGIKEELSFFQHKWKVLDTEGKVIADIIEDNIALALVRRFVTTLVPFSYRIGTENGQLGSINGKLSLRDTYEITLSEDIDDVLDPRMIIAATVLIDAIESN
- a CDS encoding mechanosensitive ion channel family protein; translation: MAIENMEFLNPFFTSSEMIFRLVRFATAFAIGIILTRLTATTLSKRVLDLKKYSTHRISNIIQLIGFSVSLVVALEAGQFGNLLTVVGTLAAALTVAIGFGMREEVANYVAGIFIHMQNPYVKGDYIKIGEEQGRVKEIGMRATVLNESTRSDVIVPNSKIDSNPVRNYTRGTKNYASIIVSVDNEDVQQAEEILLESASSMEKILERPEPEVKYLEIEEKVKIKLNYTVKGSPVDTRSRIISEFNRKAVEAEIYGKDEEEK
- a CDS encoding DNA polymerase II large subunit, whose protein sequence is MKVEEYFNNIQKETDKAFEIAEKARDQNKDPESKVDIPVATNLPEKASSLVIAAMFPELEDQGVAPRIKELEDEYGKNDERVSFEIGKEIAEGKFYDFDTKEKACNAGIRVGVSYMTGGITTAPLEGIGDIKVRENNDGTKYLAVYYSGPIRSAGGTASAMSVLLADYVRKNVGLEEFKPSDKVVKRYAAEVDDYYNRVTAKQYEPEREETEFIASHVPVEVTGSPTESLEVTNYKDLERVETNQIRGGMCLVYLDGLPLKAPKIKKRIEKWGAEFGLEHWEWVKEYLELQEELHSSGDDEGDGEETKKYTPSDKYLGSLTAGRPIFSHPGRKGGFRLRYGHSRTNGLAATSFHPATMEITERFLAIGTQMKTEYPGKATIGTPCDTIHPPIVRLDSGEVRKVETREDAKELEDDIDQILFLGDILVPYGEFVENGKNLLPSPYVAEWWEKELERTLEEKEMKLGRDFSNRTPTPEEAFRISEAAGVPLYPKWTHHWRETTPEKFKALYKAVRARKIDDNTKAKECLEDILAQHRVEDGEVKVEENELKAINKLLEPDEDNSEKVESLESSSEIPEVIEEISGIEVRPQAPHYIGGRMGRPEKAERRTIKGKPQLLFPCGKKEGGRMRNLTASYSNKVHSKKGIVRQSIIHNRCPECGEYSFFSYCRDCGVGTEKIWFCTDCKHEHDEEPERCEKCGEERFSRYKRANINVREMMDDAMEDLGMRNPPKLLKSVRGMSAKHKHVEPIEKGLLREKHDLYVNKDGTVRYDASDLPMSHFKPREINVSVEKLKEMGYTHDVDGNELEDDDQVLAMKPQDIVIPDGENTLAASDYFVRVANFIDDLLEEFYGLDPYYNVEEKEDLVGSLIIGLAPHTSGGTVGRIIGFTKAKGIYAHPYWHAAKRRNADGDEDAILLLMDGLLNFSRQFLPDMTGARTMDAPLILSTVLNPDEIDDEAWAIETVDEYPLEFYEETKDYKPPWELDTDIEIGEDIVYGKEPFNHGYTHETTDVEDGPNQSEYVTLGEMSEKTGSQLNLGRKLKAVDENATAELLLKKHFIPDIKGNLRSFSSQKMRCVDCNEKFRRVPLRSQTIAPTGKTTAECPECGGKVLLTISEGTIKKYMQPSEEIIDEYEISPYVRQQILILKKTLQSLFGKEQRQSGLKQFT